DNA sequence from the Cupriavidus sp. WKF15 genome:
GGCTCGAAATCGGGCCTCGACGTCACGCTGCCGTACTATTTCAACATCGCGCCGAACCGCGACCTGACGCTCTATCCGCGCATCATGACGTCGCGCGGCTTTATGCTGGGTGGCGACTACCGGTACCTGGGAGACGGCTATGCAGGCCGGCTGCGCGCGGAGATCCTGCCGGACGACCGGCAGACCGGGACCAACCGCTGGTCCTATTCGTTCCAGCATAACCAGCGCCTCGCGCAGGGGCTGAACGCCTACCTGAACCTGAACCGCGTATCGGACGACAAGTATCCGGACGACCTGACGCGCACCGTGGCGCAATCGACCCAGCGGCAATACGTCCAGGAAGGCGGCGTCACATACAACTGGCAGGACTTCACGGTACTGGCGCGCGTGCAGAAGTTCCAGACGCTGCTGCCGAGCGGGCCGTCGTACGAGCGCGAGCCACAGCTCAATGGCAAGTACCTTCGGTACGACCTTGGCGGCTTCGATGTGCAGGTGGAGGCCGATTACACGCGCTTTCGCATTCCGCTGACGTCGACCGGCTTCCAGCAGCCGCAGGGCGAGCGCATGTTCGTGCAGCCGACGATCAGCTATCCGATCGTGCGCCCGGGCTGGTATGTGACGCCGAAGGTCATCTTCAACGCGACGCAGTACCAGATGGAGGCGCAAAGCAACACCCCGACGGCGCAGAACAATCTGTCGCGTACGGTACCGACCTTCAGCTTTGACTCGGGCATGACCTTTGAGCGCAGCGCGCCGGGCATGAGCCGGCTGTTTGGCGTCAACTACTTGCAGACTCTGGAACCGCGGCTGTTCTACGTCTACACGCCGTTCCGCGACCAGAGCCAGTTCCCGCTCTTCGATACCGTGCAGTCGGACTTCGGCTATGGCCAGATCTTCTCCGAGAACCCGTTTACCGGCTACGACCGGGTTGCCGACAACAACAAGCTGACCGCGGGCCTGACCACGCGCCTGATCGAAGCCGATTCCGGCATCGAGCGTTTCCGCGGCACGATCGCACAGCGCTATGACTTCAGCGGGCAGCGCGTGCAGATCAATGGCACGCTGCAGGATCCGAAGGCCGGCAGCTCGGACCTGCTGGCGGCCACCACCATCCAGCTGTTCCGCGGCTACTACCTCGACGCGGGGATCCAATACAATCCGGATTCGGAGCACGTCAATTACTCGAACCTGGCCTTCGCCTGGCGTCCCGAGCCGCGCAAGCTGCTCAACATGGGCTACCGCTACCGGCGCGCCACGTCGGTGACGGACAATACCGCGATCGACCAGTTCGAGATTTCCGGTCAGTGGCCGATTACCCAGCGCGCGTATGGCATTGGGCGCTTCGCTTTCGACCGGAACGCCAACCAGATGGTCGATGCGCTGGCCGGCGTGGAATACGCTGCGGACTGCTGGGTCGGCCGCGTGGTCTACCAGCGCTTCCGCAACACCTCGCAGGGCTATACCGGCCGCATCTTCCTGCAGGTGGAGTTCCGCGGGCTGTCTAAGATTGGCTCGAATCCGCTGGATATCCTGCGCCTGAATGTTCCTGGGTACGAACCCGTCACCGCCAAGCCGGTGCCGACGACCCAGTTTGATCACTATGAATGACGGATTACGATGAAACGTCAAGAATTTGCCGTGTTTTCCCTGGTGT
Encoded proteins:
- a CDS encoding LPS-assembly protein LptD gives rise to the protein MTEQRRSPNQRAHKPPALPGLSRRTGRLPASALRPLVLAMAGLSVGAHAQMSGSAVPDIEQTESVVEAAPEAPLAPPVSGELVPRLAEPAKSGEPGENPPAFVSGDRLTGYNERGVAIEGNAELRRGGAVVKGDKLTYDQDTDEAFAHGNARVSRGGALAVGPEARMKVEANEGYMLSPDYYFQQTGGTGKAERIDFVDKDRSVIKRATYTTCSPDNADWYFSARQLDLDSDRQVGVAYGGVLHFFDVPIAAAPVFSFPLTDERRSGFLSPLFGYGSKSGLDVTLPYYFNIAPNRDLTLYPRIMTSRGFMLGGDYRYLGDGYAGRLRAEILPDDRQTGTNRWSYSFQHNQRLAQGLNAYLNLNRVSDDKYPDDLTRTVAQSTQRQYVQEGGVTYNWQDFTVLARVQKFQTLLPSGPSYEREPQLNGKYLRYDLGGFDVQVEADYTRFRIPLTSTGFQQPQGERMFVQPTISYPIVRPGWYVTPKVIFNATQYQMEAQSNTPTAQNNLSRTVPTFSFDSGMTFERSAPGMSRLFGVNYLQTLEPRLFYVYTPFRDQSQFPLFDTVQSDFGYGQIFSENPFTGYDRVADNNKLTAGLTTRLIEADSGIERFRGTIAQRYDFSGQRVQINGTLQDPKAGSSDLLAATTIQLFRGYYLDAGIQYNPDSEHVNYSNLAFAWRPEPRKLLNMGYRYRRATSVTDNTAIDQFEISGQWPITQRAYGIGRFAFDRNANQMVDALAGVEYAADCWVGRVVYQRFRNTSQGYTGRIFLQVEFRGLSKIGSNPLDILRLNVPGYEPVTAKPVPTTQFDHYE